A window of Pullulanibacillus sp. KACC 23026 genomic DNA:
CGGGATTGGCTGGTACATCGGAAACAAGGCGGAAAAGGTGATTTTAACGGTTGCCGAACTGATTAAAGAGTCTGCACAGAAACTTGGCATTCCATTGGAGAATGTCGTGCTTTATGCCTCTTCTGGCGGTGGTTTTGCAAGTTTGCAATTATCTGCACTGATTCCTGAACTTACGGCCATCGTTATCAATCCGCAAATTGATGTGACAAAGTATGATAATCGCAATGTTGAAAAACTTTTGAATACCTGTTTTGATGGCATGACCCGTGAGGAAGCAATTTCGGTTTACGAAAGTCGTTTCAGTGTCTTACCATTAATCGACAAAATAAAGGGTAACCAAATATTCTATGTACAGAACAAGTTAGATTCGCATCATTACGAGGTTCATTTTGGTGCTTTTGCTGAAAAAATCGGACTAAATGAGGCAAACGGCTATAAAAAGGATGCCATTGAAGTTTTTTTCTTCGAGGATCCCAAAGGCCATGCCGTGGCAGAACCAGCGGAACTGGTCAATGAGTTAATGGGCCGTATCCGTCAAAAGATCTGATAGCTTTTGCTATACAGAACGCTAGAAGGAAAAGTATGGAAGTGGATCTAAAATTGTACCCTTATGTCTTAGAGAACCGATACCATTGCTTAAACATAAATATTTGTCGATTCTTGACTTTTAATTATGTTATACTACAAGAGATTTAGAAACCAAACGTCATGGGGAGTTTGATCTATGGATTTAAGTATTATCATCGTGAACTATAATACAAGGGAGTTAACTCTTGAGGCCATACAATCAATCTATAAATCCATGATTGATTATCAGTATGAGATAATACTAGTCGATAATCACTCTTCGGATGACAGTGTGGTTCAGTTTAGAAAACATTACCCGGACATTACTTTGATTGAAAATAATGAAAACCTTGGCTTTTCCAAAGCAAATAATCAAGGTATTAAGGTGTCAAAAGGGCGCTATGTACTCCTTCTTAATTCAGATACAATAGTGGAGAAGGACACGTTACAGATTATGCTCGACTATATGGAGCAACACCCACACGTAGGTGCAAGCGGATGTAAGGTACTTCTGCCGGATGGGTCACTTGACCAGGCCTGCCGCAGAGGATTCCCAACGCCAAGTACTTCGTTCTACTATATGACAGGGCTAGCAAAGCTCTTTCCAAAGCATGAAAAATTTAATCGCTATCACTATGGCCATCTTGACATCGACATAGCTCATGAAGTGGATTGCTTAGTCGGTGCCTTTATGATGGTAAGGCAGGAAGTGATCGAACAGATCGGTTTGTTAGATGAGGATTTCTTTATGTATGGTGAGGATATCGATTG
This region includes:
- a CDS encoding alpha/beta hydrolase produces the protein MWNTQQGEKKNARGSMKTDKKLLSNLNQVDLGSSKVPDKLKEAWYSFNADGFKYDYVYMPSKGKRLFVLLSGFADRKKLEPPVFQRWTWSSIFPGHCLYIADPILSSYDNLGIGWYIGNKAEKVILTVAELIKESAQKLGIPLENVVLYASSGGGFASLQLSALIPELTAIVINPQIDVTKYDNRNVEKLLNTCFDGMTREEAISVYESRFSVLPLIDKIKGNQIFYVQNKLDSHHYEVHFGAFAEKIGLNEANGYKKDAIEVFFFEDPKGHAVAEPAELVNELMGRIRQKI
- a CDS encoding glycosyltransferase family 2 protein; the encoded protein is MDLSIIIVNYNTRELTLEAIQSIYKSMIDYQYEIILVDNHSSDDSVVQFRKHYPDITLIENNENLGFSKANNQGIKVSKGRYVLLLNSDTIVEKDTLQIMLDYMEQHPHVGASGCKVLLPDGSLDQACRRGFPTPSTSFYYMTGLAKLFPKHEKFNRYHYGHLDIDIAHEVDCLVGAFMMVRQEVIEQIGLLDEDFFMYGEDIDWCYRIKEGGWHLSYYPETTITHYKGASSRKKPMKIIYEFHRAMYLFHKKHYQKAYSFFINQFVYIGISLKFCLSVVENQIKVLR